The Amycolatopsis endophytica genome includes the window AACACGACTACCGGTTGCGGCTCCCACCGGAGATCGGCGGCGCGATCTTCGTCCAGAACGCCGAAAGTCACACCCACGGCGTCGGTGCGCCCGATCTCGGCCTGGCCGCGTGGCGCGCGGCCTCGATCATCAACGCGGTCTGTGGCCGCACCGTCTACCGGCTGCCGTCGCGCACGGCGTTCACCCGGTTCGGGTTGGAGGAGTGAACGTGGATTCCGCTGAGGCGTGGCGCGCGGCCGGCACGCTGGTCGTGCACAAGATGCTCGGCGAACTGTCCTACGAGGGGCTGTTCTCGCCGGATCCGGTCGGTGCGGAAGAGCCGGGGGAACACCGGTTGTGGCGCCTGGGACTGCCTGGTGCGGTGTATGAATTCCGGGCGCGCCGTGGTGCTTTCGAGTCGTGGACCGTCTCCCCGGGCTCCGCGACCCGCAACGGCGAGCCCGCCCTCGATCCGCGGATCCTCGTGGTGGACGCGCGCAAGAGCCTCGGGCTGACCGGTCTGCGCCTCGCTGACGTCCTGGCCGAGCTGACCGCCACGGTGACCAACGAGGCCGCCCGCCTGCACCGGGCGCCGAGCGCGCCTGAACTGTCCACGATGGACTACAACCTGGCCGACGGGCATCTGACCGGGCATCCACGGCTGGTGCTGAACAAGGGGCGGGTCGGGTTCTCCGCCGGTGACCGCGCCCGGTACGCGCCGGAAGCCGGGGTGGACGTGCGGCTGAGGTGGTTCGCGGTGCACCGCGACCATGCCCGCTTCCGGTGCGTGGACGAGCTTTCCGCGGAGAAGTTGCTCGCCGAGGAGCTGGATTCCGGGCAGTACGCCGAATTCGCCCGGCTGGCTGACCCCGCGAAGTATGTGTGGCTGCCGGTGCATCCTTGGCAGGCCGACGAAATCCTCGGCACCCTCTACGCCGGTGAACTGGCGACCGGGCTCGTCGTCGACCTCGGCGAATCGCGGGACGCCTACCGTCCACACCAGACAGTGCGGACGCTGGCCAACGTGTCCCGGCCGGACCGGCGGGATGTCAAGACCGCGGTGTCGGTGCGCAACACGCTCGTCTACCGCGGCCTGGCGGCGGGCGCGACGCTGGCCGGGCCCGCCGTGACGAGCTGGCTCCAGCGGATCGGTGCGGACGATCCGCTGCTCGCCGGGAAGTACCGGTTCGAACTGCTCGGCGAGGTGGCGAGCGTGTCCGTGGAACACCCGGTGCTCGGCACGGTCGAGGAGCTGCCCTACCGGTTCCACGAGACGCTGGGGGCGCTGTGGCGGGAACCGTTGCTGTCCCGGCTTTCCGAAGGCGAGCAGGCGATCTCGTTCGCCGCGTTGCCCTACCGCGATCCGGACGGCCGTGCGGTCCTCACCGAACTGATCGAGCGCTCGGGCTGGGGTGCGCAACGCTGGTGTGACACGGTGTTCGACCTGCTGCTCACGCCGTTGCTGCACTGGCTGTTGCGGTACGGCGTCGGGTTCTGCCCGCACGGCCAGAACCTGATCCTGGTGGTCGACGACCGCGGCCGCCCGCTGCGGGTCGCGATCAAGGATTTCGCGCAGGGCGTCGACCTGCTCGACGAGGACCTGGACTGCTACCGGCTGCTCGCGCCGGAGGCCGGGGGCGAGATGCTGCGCTGGCCCGCGCACCTGCTCGCGCAGTCGTTGTTCAGTTCGGTGTTCTCCGGGCAGCTGCGGTTCTGGGCGGAGATCCTGCTCGACGACCTGGCGTTGCCGCGGGCGCGGTTCTGGGAGCTGGTGCGGGAGGTCGTCGGCCGGTACCGCGAGGAAAACCCCGATGTGGCGGCCCGGTTCGACGCGTGCCTGCTGTTCGCGCCGGACGTCGAGCGGGTGACCCTGAACCGCGAGCACCTGGCGGGACAGGGGTTCGACAAGGTCGACCGGGACGACGAGTTCGACGTGCGGTGGGGGCGCGTGCCGAATCCGCTGCACGCGCCGGATCCGGCGGGGGCGTGGTGAGATCGCCGCGCCCGGTCGGGCCGCGCACGCTCGCTGGACGCGCCGCGGCCGCCCGTGGCACGCGCGCGGCCGTCGCGCGGGGCGATCTGTCGCGGGTGGTGCTGCTGGTGCCCGACCCGCACGCCCGGTTCGCCGCGGTCGAGCTGTCCGGGCGGTTCTTCGCCGAGGAGGTGCTCGGCTCCGGCTACGGGATCTGCACGTACGTGTTCGCCTGGGACATCGAGCGCGAGGCGTTGCCTGCCGGTCCGGAAAGCCCGCTCGCGCCGTATGTCCGCGGCTTCGGCGATCTGCGGATGCGCCCGGACCTCGCGACGCTCACCGCGTTGCCGGACGGGTTGTGCGGGGTCGTGTGCGACGTCGAATGGCCCGATGGCGAGCCCGCGAGAGCCGCGCCGCGGCAGGCGCTGACCGAGCAGCTGCTCGCCCTGGAGGCTCTGGGGTACGTGCCCTCGGTGGGCCTGGAGCACGAGATGGTGTTCTCGGACGCCGACGGGCCGTTGACCGCGCACGGCGTGGACTACGCGCTCGGTGGAACCGAACGGCTGCGGCCGCTGCTGCGGGACCTGCGCTCGGCGCTGGACCGCTCGGGTCTGGGAGTGGAGTCGGCGCGCGCCGAATGCCATCCGGGGCAGTACGAGATCGTGCTGCGCCACCGGGACGCGCTGGCCGCGTGCGACGACGCGTTGCTGCAGCAGCTCGTCGTGCGCACGGTGGCCGCGGAGCACGGTGTGCGGGCGAGCTATCTCGCGGCGCCCGAGGCCGGGCAGGGCAATTCGTGCCACGTCCACCTGTCACTCGCGTCCGCGGCGGGGGAGCCCGCGCCGGGTGCCGGCACGACGCTGTCCCCGGTGATGGCGTCGTTCTTGGCCGGGGTCCTCCGTGACGCGGCGGCGCTGGCTCCGGTCTGGGCGCCGACGTGGAACAGCTACGTCCGCCTGCGCAGCGCCCCGTTCTCGCCGCGCGCGCTGCGGTGGGGGGTCGACGACCGGACGTCGTCGGTGCGCGTGGCCGGGCGCGACGAGTCGCTGCGGCTGGAGTTCCGCTTCGCGGGCGCGGACGCCCAGCCGCATCTGGTGGTGGCGGCGCTGCTGGCCGCGGGCCGGGCGGGCGTCGAGGAATGCCTGACGCCACCACCGGCAGGTGCGGAAGTGGGCTCGCTGCCCGGCGCTCCGTGGGAGGCCCTGTCCGGTCTGGACCGGCTCACGAAGTTGCTGGGTGACGAGGTCGCGGCTCAGCAGGAGGCCCTGCTGCGGGCGGAGCTGGCAGCCGGGTGTGAGGCCGTCACGGAGTGGCAGCACCGGCGGGGCGGCCTACGGGCATGACTGGTTCGAGGGGTGGTCGCGGGTGCCGCCGGCGGGGGATCGCGAACGCCAGCAGCAGCGCCACGACCACCAGGACGTAGGTCGCCGCGGACAGTTGTTCCGGGAACGTCCAGTCGCGGTGCACCACCGGGAAGTCGGTCTCCGGCAGCTTGTGGAACGGCGCCAGGATGAAGAACACCGCCGTCAGCGCGCCCCACGCCAGCCACGCGGCGGCGGCCCACGACCGCTCCTCGGCGCGCCGGATCGTGATGCCCAGCATCACCAGCAGGGCCGGGACCACCCACACGTAGTAGTGCGACCACGACGTGGGTGAGACGAGCAGCGCGAGCCCGGCGTTGGCCATCAGCGCGAGCGCCGGCTCGGCGCGGCGCATGGCGTTCGCGACCAGCCCCAGCAACCCGAGCACCAGGACGATCCACACGGCCTTCTCGGCCGCGCCGGTCAGGCCGGTCCGGACGATGACGGCCTCGATGGCCTGGTTCGTCGCGAAGGCCGTGCCGCTGACCCCGCCGCCGCTGAGGCCGCCCTGGAACCAGTAGGTGACCGAGCCGCCGAAGTCCGCGATGAACCCGATCACCGACGCGACGGCGAACGTGATGCCCGCCGTGATCGCGCTGCGGAAGTCCCGGCGGATCAGGAAGTACAGGATGAACGCGGCGGGTGTCAGTTTGATGGCCGCGGCCAGCCCGATGCCGAACCCGCGCGGCCACACCGTGCGCCCGGCGAGGCAGTCCACCGTGACCAGGGCCATCATGATGATGCTGACCTGCCCGAAGCCGAACGTCTGGCTCACCGGCTCCAGGAACACGCTGGCGGGCAGCCCGATCGACGCGACCGCGACGCCCCCCGCCCGTCCCAGCGACGGCCGCACCGTGCGCGCGACCAGGTAGAGCGTGACGCCCAGCGCGAGGCCGTTGAGGATGTACAGCGTCACCACGGAGGCGTCC containing:
- a CDS encoding IucA/IucC family protein, whose product is MLGELSYEGLFSPDPVGAEEPGEHRLWRLGLPGAVYEFRARRGAFESWTVSPGSATRNGEPALDPRILVVDARKSLGLTGLRLADVLAELTATVTNEAARLHRAPSAPELSTMDYNLADGHLTGHPRLVLNKGRVGFSAGDRARYAPEAGVDVRLRWFAVHRDHARFRCVDELSAEKLLAEELDSGQYAEFARLADPAKYVWLPVHPWQADEILGTLYAGELATGLVVDLGESRDAYRPHQTVRTLANVSRPDRRDVKTAVSVRNTLVYRGLAAGATLAGPAVTSWLQRIGADDPLLAGKYRFELLGEVASVSVEHPVLGTVEELPYRFHETLGALWREPLLSRLSEGEQAISFAALPYRDPDGRAVLTELIERSGWGAQRWCDTVFDLLLTPLLHWLLRYGVGFCPHGQNLILVVDDRGRPLRVAIKDFAQGVDLLDEDLDCYRLLAPEAGGEMLRWPAHLLAQSLFSSVFSGQLRFWAEILLDDLALPRARFWELVREVVGRYREENPDVAARFDACLLFAPDVERVTLNREHLAGQGFDKVDRDDEFDVRWGRVPNPLHAPDPAGAW
- a CDS encoding glutamine synthetase, with translation MVRSPRPVGPRTLAGRAAAARGTRAAVARGDLSRVVLLVPDPHARFAAVELSGRFFAEEVLGSGYGICTYVFAWDIEREALPAGPESPLAPYVRGFGDLRMRPDLATLTALPDGLCGVVCDVEWPDGEPARAAPRQALTEQLLALEALGYVPSVGLEHEMVFSDADGPLTAHGVDYALGGTERLRPLLRDLRSALDRSGLGVESARAECHPGQYEIVLRHRDALAACDDALLQQLVVRTVAAEHGVRASYLAAPEAGQGNSCHVHLSLASAAGEPAPGAGTTLSPVMASFLAGVLRDAAALAPVWAPTWNSYVRLRSAPFSPRALRWGVDDRTSSVRVAGRDESLRLEFRFAGADAQPHLVVAALLAAGRAGVEECLTPPPAGAEVGSLPGAPWEALSGLDRLTKLLGDEVAAQQEALLRAELAAGCEAVTEWQHRRGGLRA
- a CDS encoding glycosyltransferase family 87 protein; amino-acid sequence: MRKYLWLVPVPCAVWLFFAVQGMMHYLPTRPQIDLEVYRYGVQAWWDGKDMYGTLPEVANGAELPFVYPPFAAVLLSPLAMLPWDASVVTLYILNGLALGVTLYLVARTVRPSLGRAGGVAVASIGLPASVFLEPVSQTFGFGQVSIIMMALVTVDCLAGRTVWPRGFGIGLAAAIKLTPAAFILYFLIRRDFRSAITAGITFAVASVIGFIADFGGSVTYWFQGGLSGGGVSGTAFATNQAIEAVIVRTGLTGAAEKAVWIVLVLGLLGLVANAMRRAEPALALMANAGLALLVSPTSWSHYYVWVVPALLVMLGITIRRAEERSWAAAAWLAWGALTAVFFILAPFHKLPETDFPVVHRDWTFPEQLSAATYVLVVVALLLAFAIPRRRHPRPPLEPVMPVGRPAGAATP